In Burkholderia lata, the DNA window TCTTGCCGACGAAGCATGGCTCGTTTGCGACCAGGGCGTGGCGTCGGTCGTATCGGCGATCGAGATGCTGGACGGCTTGCGCGATGCGGGCGCCACGACCGAACGGATCAGGCTCGTGGTCAACCAGTTCGACGCCGAGCTCGGGCTGATGCCCGCGCAGATTGCCGAACGGCTTGATCTGTCGTTGCTTGCGACGCTGCCGTCACGGCGCGTGTCGATCGGGCATGCGGCGAACCAGGGCAAGCTGATTGCCGAGGTCGCGGAACGCGATCCGTACGTGCGTGCGCTCGGGCCGCTGGTCGAGCGCCTCGCGGGCGCACCGGCGCCCGGGGCGGCACAGCGTGCTGCGGGCGGCCTGTCGGCACTCAAGCGAATCATTCAATCCTCTACGAAGCGGTCGTAAGCGATGGCACACGACATTCAATTTGCCGACGGCGCAGCGCCGTTCTCGCAGACGCAACAGTTCCACGACATCAAGAATGCCGCGCACGAGCATTTGCTCACGCGGATCGAGGAGCTGGGTGCGGAATTCGGCCGTTGGTCGCGGCAGGCGATCAACCAGTTCGTCGATCTCGAGATTGACAGCTTCGTGCGGTTGCGTCGGATCCCGCTCAACGAGAGCGAGGTGCGCGCGGTTGCCGAGGCGCTGACGAAGGAACTCGCCGGCTTCGGGCCGATCGAGGACCTGCTGGCGGACCCGCACGTCGAGGACATCCTGATCAACGGATACAACGACATCTATGTGTCGCGGCACGGGATTCTGTCGAGGCTGCCGATCCGCTTCACCGATAACGCCCATCTGCTGCGGATCGTGCGACGGATTCTCGCGCCGGTCGGCCGGCGGCTCGACGAATCGAATCCGATGGTCGATGCGCGGCTGCCCGACGGCGGGCGTGTCAACGTCGTCATCGAGCCGCTGTCGATCGACGGCCCGGTCGTATCGATCCGGAAGTTCCGCAAGGACCCGCTGAAACCCGAGGATCTGCTGGGCAACGGCACCTTCAACGAGGAAATCGGGCGGCTGCTCGAGGCTGCGGTCGAGGCGCGCTGCAACATCCTCGTGTCGGGCGGTACCAGTTCGGGCAAGACGTCGCTGCTGAATGCGCTGGCGTTCCACATCCCCATGGTGGAGCGCGTCGTGACGATCGAGGATACGGCTGAGCTGTCGCTGAATCACCCGCACGTCGTACGGCTCGAGAGTCGCCCCGGCGGCTTCGACGGCAGCGGTGTCGTGACGATTCGCGACCTGCTGCGCAACACGTTGCGGATGCGGCCGGACCGGATCATCGTCGGCGAAGTGCGCGGCGGTGAAGTGCTCGAAATGCTGCAGGCGATGAATACGGGCCACGACGGATCGATGGGCACCGTGCACGCGAGTTCGCCGCGCGAGTGTCTGTACCGGCTCGAGATGCTTGCCGGCTTCGCCGGCTTTCAAGGCACCGAGGCAAGTCTGCGTCGGCAGATCGCCAACGCGATCGATTTCATCGTGCAGATCGGCCGGCTGTCAAACGGCCGCCGGCGCATCCTGTCGATCACCGAAGTCACCGGCATGTCGGACAACATCGTATCGACGCAGGAGCTGTATCGCTACGAGGCACGCGTCACGCCAGAGGGCGACGAGATCGATCATTGGGAGTCGCTCGGCATTCATCCGCATTCGCCGAAGCTTGCACGCTTCCGCAACACGCTTGTGTCGAGCGGCGGCGGGTTTGGCGGCAACTTCGGGCGAGGCGGGGGCTTCAATGTCTAGCGCCACCCTGCTGGCGCTGATGTTCGCGCTGATCTGCGCGGCGGCCGGGTTGCTGCTGTGGCGCGGAAGCCAGGTCCGCGAAGGGCGCGCCCATACGCAGCGGTTTTTCGACAGCCGGGTGGGACAGGGCGCGCACGCCGCAGCGCCGGCTGGCGACGCGCGCGCCGCGCGAGCTGCGGCGCCCGGTGCGGCGAATTCGCAGGCGCCGGAGCAAGGGTTCGCGCGCTGGCGTGCGTCGGTGTTCGATGCGTGGACCGTGCTGTCCGACCGTGCGGGCCTTGACGAGATTCGCGCCGGCCTCGTGCTGGCGCTTGTGGGCATCGCGCTGCTCGCGCTGTGGGCCGGCCTGGCCGGCGGCGTGCTTGCCGCGGCTGCCGCGCTCGTGGCGGGCGGGGTGCTCGTCGTGCTGTGGATCACGTCGCGAATCAGCCGGCGGCGCCTGAAGATCGTCCGGCAACTGCCTTCGTTTCTCGACGGGATCGTGCGGCTGGTGACGCTCGGAAACAGCGTGCCGGCGGCGTTCCAGTCGACGCTTCAGACGGCCGAGATGCCGCTGCGCCGCTGCCTCGACGACGTGTCGCGGATGCTGCGATCCGGCGTCGAGATCGATCGCGCCATGCTGCATGTCGCGCACACGTACCGTATCCGCGAATTCGAACTGGTCGGCGCGGTGCTGCGTCTGTCGGTCCGCTACGGCGGGCGGGCGGACGTGATGCTCGACCGGATGTCGACGTTCATGCGCGACCTCGAGCACGCGGAGCGCGAACTGTCCGCGATGTCGGCTGAGACCCGGATGTCTGCCTGGGTGCTGGCGCTGATGCCGATCGCGGTCGGCAGCTTCGTCATTGCCACGAGCCCGCACTATTTCACGGCGATGTGGAACGACGATAGCGGGCGTCAGCTGGTCTATCTGGCGTTTGCGCTACAGACGATGGGCGGTTTTTGGTTGTACCGGCTCGCGCGGTTGAGGTGAATCGATGGATGCAAACCGTTTAGGCGCACTTGCGCTGGTGCTCGGATCGATCGGCGTGCTGCTGCTTGCCGTACTGGCGATCGTTCGCGTCGTGCTCGTGCAGCGCGCCGAACGTGCGCTGGTGAATGCGCTTGACCGCCGGACTGCGGCGGTCGAAGCGGCGGCCGCGCGAGCCGGTTCCGCTGACCCCGCGAGGGATGCCGCTGGACACGCCGCGCCGCGCGCACGTCTCGCGGGGTTGCGCGAACGCTTCGAAGACGTCGGGATGCGGTGGCTCGAAACCGGCTTCAGCCGTTATCTGATCGCGGACGAAGATCGTCAACTGCTGGAGCAATGCGGTTTCGTCGACGTTCGGGCGAGAGCACTGTTCGTCAGCGCACGCATTGCGTGCGCGGTCCTGCTGCCTGCGCTCGCCGTGTTGGTGCTGATCAGCCGCGGCCACGGGGGGCGCTGGGCGCTCTGGATCTCGGTCGCGCTCGTCACCGGATACATGCTGCCGAAAATCTATGTGCGCCGGCGAGCCACTGCACGCCGGCGGAGCATTTCGGCCGAATTGCCGCTGCTGGTCGACATGCTGCGGCTGCTGCAGGGTGTCGGCCTGTCGCTCGATCAGAGCATCCAGGTCGTCGTGCACGATTTTCAGACCATGCTGCCCGTGCTGTCGTGGGAGCTTGCCGTTGCCCAGCGGCAGTTCGCGGCGGGACGCACGCGCGAACAATCGCTGCAACGCCTCACGAACAGTTTCGACAATGAGGATCTGCGCGCGATCGTGCGATTGCTGATTCAGGTGGACAAGCACGGCGGTGCAGTTCAGGAGCCGCTGAAGCAGTTCGGCGATCGTCTGCGCGAAGGGCGTCGCGCGACGTTGCGCGAGCAGATCGGTCGACTGACGGTGAAGATGACCGGCGTGATGATCGTCACGCTGTTGCCGGCACTGTTGATCGTTACCGCGGGGCCCGGGGTCATGACCGTGCTGGCCGCGCTTGCCGAGTTTCAACGCTGACGCGGCATGAAGGGAAGGAGCGACACAAGATGAATGGATTTGGCTGGATCCGCACGATCGCAGGCGCGACGGCGTTCGCGTTGCTCGCCAGCGGATGCTCGTTGTTCAAGGAATCCGGGTACGGGATCGGTGCGCAGGCAGAACGCGGTGCGCTGATGCAGGCAGCTGCCGACAAGAGCGCACCGCCCGATACGCCGGGCATGTATCTTGGCCTGATCGAACGGATGCAGGGGCAGGGCCTGTATTTTGCGTCGCTGGCGCACATCGACCAGTACGAGAAGCAGTATGGCGCATCGCCAGACACGATCCTGTTGCGCGCCGATGCCTTGCGCGCGACTGGCCAGTACGACGCTGGTGTGGCCGCCTATACGAAGTTGCTGACGACACCGCTCGCCGCGCGCGGCTATCGCGGGCTGGGCCTGACGGCCGGCGCTCGCGGCGATT includes these proteins:
- a CDS encoding CpaF family protein, whose product is MAHDIQFADGAAPFSQTQQFHDIKNAAHEHLLTRIEELGAEFGRWSRQAINQFVDLEIDSFVRLRRIPLNESEVRAVAEALTKELAGFGPIEDLLADPHVEDILINGYNDIYVSRHGILSRLPIRFTDNAHLLRIVRRILAPVGRRLDESNPMVDARLPDGGRVNVVIEPLSIDGPVVSIRKFRKDPLKPEDLLGNGTFNEEIGRLLEAAVEARCNILVSGGTSSGKTSLLNALAFHIPMVERVVTIEDTAELSLNHPHVVRLESRPGGFDGSGVVTIRDLLRNTLRMRPDRIIVGEVRGGEVLEMLQAMNTGHDGSMGTVHASSPRECLYRLEMLAGFAGFQGTEASLRRQIANAIDFIVQIGRLSNGRRRILSITEVTGMSDNIVSTQELYRYEARVTPEGDEIDHWESLGIHPHSPKLARFRNTLVSSGGGFGGNFGRGGGFNV
- a CDS encoding type II secretion system F family protein translates to MSSATLLALMFALICAAAGLLLWRGSQVREGRAHTQRFFDSRVGQGAHAAAPAGDARAARAAAPGAANSQAPEQGFARWRASVFDAWTVLSDRAGLDEIRAGLVLALVGIALLALWAGLAGGVLAAAAALVAGGVLVVLWITSRISRRRLKIVRQLPSFLDGIVRLVTLGNSVPAAFQSTLQTAEMPLRRCLDDVSRMLRSGVEIDRAMLHVAHTYRIREFELVGAVLRLSVRYGGRADVMLDRMSTFMRDLEHAERELSAMSAETRMSAWVLALMPIAVGSFVIATSPHYFTAMWNDDSGRQLVYLAFALQTMGGFWLYRLARLR
- a CDS encoding type II secretion system F family protein, whose amino-acid sequence is MDANRLGALALVLGSIGVLLLAVLAIVRVVLVQRAERALVNALDRRTAAVEAAAARAGSADPARDAAGHAAPRARLAGLRERFEDVGMRWLETGFSRYLIADEDRQLLEQCGFVDVRARALFVSARIACAVLLPALAVLVLISRGHGGRWALWISVALVTGYMLPKIYVRRRATARRRSISAELPLLVDMLRLLQGVGLSLDQSIQVVVHDFQTMLPVLSWELAVAQRQFAAGRTREQSLQRLTNSFDNEDLRAIVRLLIQVDKHGGAVQEPLKQFGDRLREGRRATLREQIGRLTVKMTGVMIVTLLPALLIVTAGPGVMTVLAALAEFQR
- a CDS encoding pilus assembly protein, with product MNGFGWIRTIAGATAFALLASGCSLFKESGYGIGAQAERGALMQAAADKSAPPDTPGMYLGLIERMQGQGLYFASLAHIDQYEKQYGASPDTILLRADALRATGQYDAGVAAYTKLLTTPLAARGYRGLGLTAGARGDFALAAQQLQQATVLAPTDAATLSDLAYSQMRDGDLAGARVPLLKAAELEQKNPKILSNFVLYLLVSGHGKDARRLMDQQKLSPAVRGEIRDDETKIAAAMRAKQRAVVHASGNATVPSVASSDNFDLAVPLLQRFAR